A single region of the Austwickia chelonae genome encodes:
- a CDS encoding ABC transporter ATP-binding protein, giving the protein MTSTAVEVGSQPVEQEPGGRGLRAEKVSARYGRRGPLVLEGVSVTVPPGRITGLRGPSGTGKSTLARVLSGLLAPAAGEVTVDGVPVSTRRGRMDGRTAMLFQSPRRSCSPYATLRRTIMEPTTIRGSRAAGVPVDLASVCRRVGLTDDLLDRLPTQVSLGQLQRACLARVIVSRPDYLICDEATAMLDAASAASVAHLVRGLAEDGMGVLAISHDAPFLEAWADEVCDLADLSGAVI; this is encoded by the coding sequence ATGACGTCGACGGCCGTCGAGGTGGGGTCGCAGCCGGTGGAGCAGGAGCCGGGTGGTCGCGGTCTGCGGGCGGAGAAGGTGTCGGCAAGGTACGGACGTCGCGGCCCCTTGGTGCTCGAGGGGGTGTCGGTGACGGTGCCGCCGGGCCGGATCACCGGTCTGCGGGGTCCGTCGGGGACGGGCAAGTCGACCCTGGCCAGGGTGTTGTCCGGGCTGTTGGCACCCGCTGCCGGTGAGGTCACCGTGGACGGCGTTCCGGTGTCGACCCGTCGGGGGCGGATGGATGGTCGGACAGCGATGCTCTTCCAGTCGCCGCGGAGGTCGTGCAGCCCGTACGCGACCTTGCGCAGGACCATCATGGAGCCGACGACGATCCGTGGTTCGCGGGCTGCGGGCGTCCCGGTCGACCTGGCGTCGGTGTGTCGACGGGTGGGGCTCACCGACGACCTGTTGGATCGGTTGCCGACCCAGGTGTCGTTGGGGCAGTTGCAGCGGGCTTGTCTGGCACGGGTGATCGTCTCCCGGCCGGATTATCTGATCTGCGACGAGGCCACGGCGATGCTTGATGCGGCGTCGGCCGCGTCAGTGGCTCACCTGGTGCGAGGCCTGGCCGAGGACGGGATGGGGGTCCTGGCGATCAGCCATGACGCGCCCTTCCTCGAGGCATGGGCCGATGAGGTGTGCGATCTGGCCGATCTGAGCGGTGCGGTGATCTGA
- the brnQ gene encoding branched-chain amino acid transport system II carrier protein, with protein sequence MSTADTATQSTSPPEQPRTLRPGQSALISSLLFGLFFGAGNLIFPVEMGRAAGANTPWATLGFLVTAVGLPIIGVVASALSRSSSVLEMAGRVGRRFAVVFTCVLYLTIGPLFVIPRTATVSYEVGVRPLVSDGAAVISLALFSIVFLGLNLYFGLRPGRLIDWVGRYLTPAFLVLLSGMLLASVIMPMTDGPLAEPKGHYVDNAFLTGLIDGYGTMDALASLAFAVLIIDNLRRLKIERPGQIAVETAKSGVSVAVVMSVLYGLLAFVGATSLAVTVGAPNGGAVLAGVSRHYFGSGGQLLIAAIVFLACLKTAIGLTTACAEMFVVIFPRVMSYDRWVVGFTGISLAIANVGLATIIKGSLPVLMFLYPLAIVLILLALMTPLLGERPSVHRFTVAFAGVAAFFDFLNALPPALKSSSVATTLLDLASQLFPGFASGMGWTVPALIGFVFGMIISRGRGEPGRA encoded by the coding sequence GTGTCCACCGCAGATACTGCTACGCAGTCCACGTCACCACCTGAACAGCCACGTACGCTTCGCCCCGGCCAGAGCGCACTGATCTCGTCGCTGCTCTTCGGGCTTTTCTTCGGCGCTGGAAACCTGATTTTTCCTGTCGAAATGGGGCGCGCCGCCGGCGCGAACACCCCGTGGGCAACTCTGGGATTCCTGGTCACTGCAGTAGGTCTTCCCATCATCGGTGTCGTCGCCTCGGCGCTCTCCCGCAGCTCCAGCGTCCTGGAAATGGCAGGCCGGGTCGGCCGCCGTTTCGCCGTGGTGTTCACCTGCGTGCTCTACCTGACCATCGGCCCGCTCTTCGTCATTCCCCGCACGGCAACCGTCTCCTACGAAGTCGGCGTGCGTCCGCTGGTCTCCGACGGTGCCGCCGTCATCTCCCTGGCGCTGTTCTCCATCGTCTTCCTCGGCCTCAACCTGTATTTCGGTCTACGCCCGGGACGTTTGATCGACTGGGTCGGGCGGTATCTCACCCCGGCCTTCCTCGTCCTGCTCAGCGGCATGCTGCTGGCTTCCGTCATCATGCCGATGACCGACGGCCCGCTGGCCGAGCCAAAAGGTCATTACGTCGACAACGCTTTCCTCACCGGTCTCATCGACGGCTACGGCACGATGGATGCCCTCGCGTCACTGGCTTTCGCCGTGCTGATCATCGACAACCTCCGACGGCTGAAGATCGAACGTCCCGGACAGATCGCCGTGGAGACGGCCAAATCCGGGGTGTCCGTCGCCGTCGTCATGTCGGTGCTCTACGGGTTGCTGGCCTTCGTCGGTGCGACCAGCCTCGCCGTCACCGTCGGTGCACCCAACGGTGGTGCCGTGCTCGCCGGAGTGAGCAGGCACTACTTCGGATCTGGCGGACAGCTGCTGATCGCTGCGATCGTCTTCCTCGCCTGCCTCAAGACCGCCATCGGGCTGACCACCGCCTGCGCGGAGATGTTCGTCGTGATCTTCCCGCGCGTGATGAGCTACGACCGGTGGGTCGTCGGGTTCACCGGGATCTCCCTGGCCATCGCCAATGTCGGCCTGGCCACCATCATCAAAGGATCGCTGCCGGTCCTGATGTTCCTGTACCCGCTGGCGATCGTCCTGATCCTCCTGGCGCTGATGACCCCCCTCCTCGGGGAGCGTCCGTCGGTGCACCGGTTCACCGTCGCCTTCGCCGGGGTCGCGGCCTTCTTCGACTTCTTGAACGCTCTCCCCCCGGCGTTGAAGTCCTCCTCGGTCGCGACGACCCTGCTCGACCTCGCGTCCCAACTGTTCCCCGGATTCGCCAGCGGCATGGGCTGGACCGTGCCCGCCCTGATCGGCTTCGTCTTCGGCATGATCATCTCCCGAGGACGAGGCGAGCCCGGCCGGGCCTGA
- a CDS encoding ABC transporter ATP-binding protein, producing MSDPLVEVKDLTVRIPTRLSGRPAWVHASTQVSTSLHPGKVRALVGESGCGKSILGSTLIGMLPPGTSTSGSVRIAGEELLGAPESRWRQIRGRVCGLVVQSAVTSLTPTRTMGSQLLETVEVLSGPSGPLELCSRVGLPVEALACYPHELSGGMAQRAAVAFALAGDPQVVIADEPTASLDPELTDHVLGLLRSCAEAGAAVLVITHDLRSLERTGVADDLSVMYAGRIVEQGPAGRVLSAPEEAYTRALLGALPEHGMVPIPGSPPSLTDLDPSVTFADRVRGMA from the coding sequence GTGAGCGATCCGTTGGTGGAGGTGAAGGACCTGACGGTACGGATCCCGACCCGACTGTCGGGACGTCCTGCATGGGTGCACGCGTCCACGCAGGTGTCCACGAGCCTGCATCCGGGCAAGGTGCGCGCGCTGGTCGGCGAGTCGGGTTGCGGGAAGTCGATCCTGGGCTCGACCTTGATCGGGATGCTGCCGCCGGGGACGTCGACCTCCGGGAGCGTCCGGATCGCCGGTGAAGAGCTTCTGGGCGCTCCGGAGAGCCGGTGGCGGCAGATCAGGGGACGGGTGTGTGGCCTGGTGGTGCAGTCGGCGGTGACCTCGTTGACCCCGACGAGAACGATGGGTTCTCAGTTGCTCGAGACGGTCGAGGTTTTGTCCGGCCCATCGGGTCCGCTCGAGTTGTGTTCTCGGGTGGGGCTTCCGGTAGAGGCTTTGGCCTGTTATCCGCACGAGTTGTCCGGTGGGATGGCTCAGCGGGCTGCGGTGGCCTTCGCTTTGGCGGGTGATCCGCAGGTCGTCATCGCCGACGAGCCCACGGCGAGCCTGGATCCGGAGTTGACCGATCATGTGCTCGGTCTGTTGCGTTCGTGCGCGGAGGCGGGGGCTGCGGTGCTCGTCATCACCCATGATTTGCGGTCCTTGGAGCGTACGGGCGTCGCTGACGACCTGTCGGTGATGTATGCCGGGCGCATCGTGGAGCAGGGTCCGGCCGGTCGGGTGTTGTCGGCGCCGGAGGAGGCGTACACCCGTGCACTGTTGGGTGCTTTGCCCGAACATGGGATGGTGCCGATCCCGGGGTCGCCGCCGTCGTTGACCGATCTGGATCCTTCGGTGACCTTCGCCGACCGGGTGAGGGGGATGGCATGA